A genomic segment from Actinomadura hallensis encodes:
- a CDS encoding peptidase E, which yields MSTDGQPHILAIGGGTFVPDGREGLQPSPLLRYAFDLTGQDRPRVCFITTAVGDDPAYIARFYAAISSMDAEVSHLALFPMPNVADMRAHLLTQDLVYVSGGSVANLLALWRLHGLDEILREAWQEGVVLSGQSAGALCWHVGGNTDCYGPQLRPLTDGLGLLPFSCGVHYDSDPQRRPLLQQLVGEGTLPGGYAADEGVGLHYVGTDFVQAVSYRREAGAYRVEPDGPGTAKEYRLQPRLLAAL from the coding sequence ATGAGCACCGACGGACAGCCGCACATTCTCGCGATCGGCGGGGGCACGTTCGTGCCGGACGGCAGGGAGGGTCTCCAGCCCAGCCCTCTGCTGCGCTACGCGTTCGACCTCACCGGCCAGGACCGGCCGCGGGTGTGCTTCATCACCACCGCCGTGGGCGACGACCCCGCGTACATCGCGCGCTTCTACGCCGCGATCTCGTCGATGGACGCCGAGGTCAGCCATCTGGCCCTGTTCCCGATGCCGAACGTGGCCGACATGCGCGCGCACCTGCTCACCCAGGACCTGGTGTACGTGTCGGGCGGCAGCGTCGCGAACCTGCTGGCCCTGTGGCGGCTGCACGGCCTCGACGAGATCCTGCGCGAGGCGTGGCAGGAGGGCGTGGTGCTGTCCGGGCAGAGCGCGGGGGCGCTGTGCTGGCACGTCGGCGGCAACACCGACTGCTACGGGCCGCAGCTCCGTCCGCTCACCGACGGCCTCGGCCTCCTCCCCTTCTCCTGCGGCGTGCACTACGACAGCGACCCCCAGCGGAGGCCGCTGCTGCAGCAGCTCGTCGGCGAGGGCACCCTGCCGGGCGGGTACGCGGCCGACGAGGGCGTGGGGCTGCACTACGTCGGCACCGACTTCGTCCAGGCCGTCTCCTACCGGCGCGAGGCGGGCGCCTACCGCGTCGAGCCGGACGGGCCCGGAACCGCGAAGGAGTACCGGCTCCAGCCTCGCCTGCTCGCCGCGCTCTGA
- a CDS encoding DUF4191 domain-containing protein: MSKKPTDAVQERPGRLKQIRMVAQLLRKADPKALPIVFASAAGALVVVVLIGVVFGRLWFFVPMGILTALAVGMIVFGQLAQRAQYRMLAGQPGAAVAILKNMRGGWTVTEAVSGNRNLDMVHRAVGRPGVVLVSEGPRSRVGPLLGAEKKRISRAAAQVPIYDVQVGEEEGQIPVDKLQRHLMKLPRNLKKGQVAELNDRLQALPRSMQMPKGPIPKGVKMPKGPKPRMR, encoded by the coding sequence ATGTCGAAGAAGCCCACGGACGCGGTCCAGGAGCGGCCGGGCCGCCTCAAGCAGATCCGCATGGTCGCCCAGCTGCTCCGCAAGGCCGACCCGAAGGCCCTCCCCATCGTGTTCGCCTCGGCGGCGGGCGCCCTCGTCGTCGTCGTCCTGATCGGGGTCGTCTTCGGCCGGCTGTGGTTCTTCGTCCCGATGGGAATCCTGACCGCGCTGGCCGTCGGCATGATCGTCTTCGGGCAGCTGGCGCAGCGCGCGCAGTACCGGATGCTCGCCGGGCAGCCCGGCGCCGCCGTCGCGATCCTGAAGAACATGCGCGGCGGCTGGACGGTCACCGAGGCGGTCAGCGGCAACCGCAACCTCGACATGGTGCACCGCGCGGTGGGCCGTCCCGGCGTGGTGCTGGTGTCGGAGGGCCCGCGCAGCCGGGTCGGGCCGCTCCTCGGCGCCGAGAAGAAGCGCATCTCCCGCGCCGCGGCGCAGGTGCCGATCTACGACGTGCAGGTCGGTGAGGAAGAGGGCCAGATCCCGGTGGACAAGCTGCAGCGCCACCTGATGAAGCTCCCCCGCAACCTGAAGAAGGGTCAGGTGGCCGAGCTGAACGACCGGCTCCAGGCGCTCCCCCGGTCGATGCAGATGCCGAAGGGGCCGATCCCGAAGGGCGTGAAGATGCCCAAGGGCCCCAAGCCGAGGATGCGCTGA
- a CDS encoding TIGR01777 family oxidoreductase: MRVTVTGSSGLIGSALVESLRADGHDVVRLIRREPSAPDEARWSPADGCVEAAALDGVDAVVHLAGAGVGDRPWTKAYKRRIRDSRIVGTRTIAEAIAAADRRPGVLVCGSAIGYYGDTGGRETDEDAPPGEGFLADLVRDWEAAAEPAREAGVRVVHPRTGVVLTPEGGILGRTLPLFKLGLGARLGDGRQWTSWISMPDQIAALRFLIEREIAGPVNLTAPNPVTNETYTRTLGRVLRRPARLAVPAFVLRAALRDFADEGPLISQCVLPRRLEKAGFRFAHEHLEDALAAVL; the protein is encoded by the coding sequence ATGAGGGTCACCGTCACGGGCTCGTCGGGCCTGATCGGCTCGGCGCTGGTGGAGTCGCTGCGCGCGGACGGCCACGACGTCGTCCGGCTGATCCGGCGCGAGCCGTCCGCGCCGGACGAGGCGCGGTGGTCCCCGGCGGACGGCTGCGTCGAGGCGGCCGCCCTCGACGGCGTGGACGCCGTCGTGCACCTCGCGGGCGCCGGGGTGGGCGACCGGCCGTGGACGAAGGCGTACAAGCGCAGGATCCGGGACAGCCGCATCGTGGGCACCCGCACGATCGCGGAGGCCATCGCCGCGGCCGACCGGCGGCCCGGCGTGCTGGTGTGCGGTTCGGCGATCGGCTACTACGGCGACACCGGCGGCCGCGAGACCGACGAGGACGCCCCGCCCGGCGAGGGGTTCCTGGCCGATCTCGTGCGGGACTGGGAGGCCGCGGCAGAGCCCGCCCGGGAGGCGGGCGTCCGGGTCGTCCACCCCCGCACCGGCGTCGTCCTCACGCCCGAGGGCGGCATTCTGGGCCGCACCCTGCCGCTGTTCAAGCTCGGGCTGGGCGCCCGGCTGGGCGACGGACGGCAGTGGACGAGCTGGATCTCCATGCCCGACCAGATCGCGGCGCTGCGGTTCCTCATCGAGCGGGAGATCGCCGGGCCGGTCAACCTCACCGCGCCGAACCCGGTCACCAACGAGACGTACACGAGGACGCTGGGCCGCGTCCTGCGCCGCCCGGCGCGGCTCGCCGTGCCCGCCTTCGTCCTGCGGGCGGCGCTGCGCGACTTCGCCGACGAGGGACCGCTGATCAGCCAGTGCGTCCTGCCGCGGCGGCTGGAGAAGGCGGGCTTCCGGTTCGCGCACGAGCACCTGGAGGACGCCCTCGCCGCCGTCCTGTGA
- the sucB gene encoding 2-oxoglutarate dehydrogenase, E2 component, dihydrolipoamide succinyltransferase has product MPVSVTMPQLGESVTEGTVTRWLKKEGERVETDEPLLEVSTDKVDTEIPSPASGILTSITVAEDETVEVGAELAVIGDEGEAPSGGGAPAAQVQEAPAQEAPAQEAPAPQPEPRQEAPQQAPPPAAWPPPAQEQQPPAPPTPAPAPQAQQPPAPEPQPAAAPSAETPSGDAPYVTPLVRKLAAEHNVDLSTVKGTGVGGRIRKQDVLEAARAAQEAARQQQAAPAAPAAAPAAAPTGRHAAPAPAGAPEEQLALRGRTEKMSRTRQTIARRMVESLQVSAQLTTVVEVDVTKIARLREQAKADFEAREGVKLSFLPFFAMATVEALKAHPKLNAVINGETNEVTYHDVENLSIAVDVPERGLMVPVVHNAGQLNLGGLAQRIADLAERTRAGKVSPDELAGGTFTLTNTGSRGALFDTPILNQPQVGMLGTGAVVKRPAVIDHPELGEVIAVRSMVYLALTYDHRLIDGADAARFLATIKHRLEEGNFEAELGL; this is encoded by the coding sequence ATGCCGGTCTCCGTCACCATGCCCCAGCTCGGCGAGAGCGTCACCGAGGGCACCGTCACCCGCTGGCTCAAAAAGGAGGGCGAGCGCGTCGAGACCGACGAGCCGCTCCTCGAGGTGTCGACCGACAAGGTCGACACCGAGATCCCCTCGCCCGCCTCGGGCATCCTGACCAGCATCACCGTCGCCGAGGACGAGACCGTCGAGGTCGGCGCCGAACTGGCGGTCATCGGGGACGAGGGCGAGGCGCCGTCCGGCGGCGGGGCCCCGGCCGCCCAGGTCCAGGAGGCCCCCGCGCAGGAGGCCCCCGCGCAGGAGGCTCCGGCCCCGCAGCCCGAGCCGCGGCAGGAGGCGCCGCAGCAGGCCCCGCCGCCCGCCGCGTGGCCGCCGCCCGCCCAGGAGCAGCAGCCGCCCGCGCCCCCGACGCCGGCGCCCGCGCCGCAGGCCCAGCAGCCGCCCGCGCCGGAGCCGCAGCCGGCGGCCGCGCCGTCCGCCGAGACCCCGTCCGGCGACGCCCCCTACGTCACGCCGCTGGTCCGCAAGCTCGCCGCCGAGCACAACGTGGACCTGTCGACGGTGAAGGGCACCGGCGTCGGCGGCCGCATCCGCAAGCAGGACGTCCTGGAGGCGGCCCGCGCCGCGCAGGAGGCCGCCCGGCAGCAGCAGGCCGCGCCCGCCGCCCCGGCCGCCGCGCCCGCCGCCGCGCCCACGGGGCGGCACGCGGCGCCCGCGCCCGCGGGTGCGCCCGAGGAGCAGCTCGCGCTGCGCGGCCGGACCGAGAAGATGTCGCGCACGCGGCAGACGATCGCCCGCCGCATGGTGGAGTCGCTGCAGGTGTCCGCGCAGCTCACCACCGTCGTCGAGGTCGACGTCACCAAGATCGCGCGGCTGCGGGAGCAGGCCAAGGCCGACTTCGAGGCCCGCGAGGGCGTCAAGCTGTCGTTCCTGCCGTTCTTCGCGATGGCGACGGTCGAGGCGCTCAAGGCGCACCCGAAGCTGAACGCCGTCATCAACGGCGAGACCAACGAGGTCACCTACCACGACGTGGAGAACCTCAGCATCGCGGTCGACGTGCCGGAGCGCGGCCTGATGGTCCCGGTCGTGCACAACGCGGGCCAGCTCAACCTCGGCGGCCTCGCGCAGCGGATCGCCGACCTCGCCGAGCGCACCCGCGCCGGGAAGGTGAGCCCGGACGAGCTGGCGGGCGGCACGTTCACGCTGACCAACACCGGCAGCCGCGGCGCGCTGTTCGACACCCCGATCCTCAACCAGCCGCAGGTCGGCATGCTCGGCACCGGCGCCGTCGTCAAGCGCCCCGCCGTCATCGACCACCCGGAGCTGGGCGAGGTCATCGCGGTGCGCTCGATGGTCTACCTGGCGCTGACCTACGACCACCGGCTGATCGACGGCGCGGACGCGGCCCGGTTCCTCGCCACGATCAAGCACCGCCTGGAGGAGGGCAACTTCGAGGCCGAACTCGGCCTCTGA
- the lipA gene encoding lipoyl synthase encodes MTTVTPEGRKLLRIEARNSQTPIERKPEWIKTRMKMGPQYRELNGLVKSEGLHTVCQEAGCPNIYECWEDREATFLIGGDQCTRRCDFCQIHTGRPAELDRDEPRRVAESVAKMGLKYATVTGVARDDLDDGGAWLYAETVRQIHAANPGCGVELLIPDFNAVPELLAEVFSSRPEVLAHNVETVPRIFKRIRPAFRYERSLDVLTMAREDGLVTKSNLILGMGETREEVSQALRDLHAAGCELVTITQYLRPSPRHHPVERWVKPEEFVELAAEAEEIGFAGVMSGPLVRSSYRAGRLYKQAIEARKA; translated from the coding sequence GTGACGACGGTGACACCTGAGGGACGCAAGCTCCTGCGCATCGAGGCGCGCAACAGCCAGACCCCGATCGAGCGCAAGCCCGAGTGGATCAAGACCCGGATGAAGATGGGCCCGCAGTACCGCGAGCTCAACGGCCTGGTGAAGTCCGAGGGCCTGCACACCGTGTGCCAGGAGGCCGGCTGCCCCAACATCTACGAATGCTGGGAGGACCGGGAGGCCACGTTCCTCATCGGCGGCGACCAGTGCACGCGCCGCTGCGACTTCTGCCAGATCCACACCGGCAGGCCCGCCGAACTCGACCGGGACGAGCCCCGCCGCGTCGCCGAGTCCGTCGCGAAGATGGGCCTGAAGTACGCCACGGTCACCGGCGTCGCGCGCGACGACCTCGACGACGGCGGCGCCTGGCTGTACGCCGAGACCGTCCGGCAGATCCACGCCGCCAACCCCGGCTGCGGCGTCGAGCTGCTCATCCCCGACTTCAACGCGGTGCCCGAGCTGCTGGCCGAAGTGTTCTCGTCCCGGCCGGAGGTGCTGGCGCACAACGTGGAGACCGTCCCGCGGATCTTCAAGCGGATCCGGCCCGCCTTCCGGTACGAGCGGTCCCTCGACGTGCTCACGATGGCGCGCGAGGACGGCCTCGTCACCAAGTCCAACCTGATCCTCGGCATGGGCGAGACCCGCGAGGAGGTCTCCCAGGCCCTGCGGGACCTGCACGCCGCCGGCTGCGAGCTCGTCACGATCACCCAGTACCTGCGGCCCAGCCCCCGCCACCACCCGGTCGAGCGGTGGGTGAAGCCCGAGGAGTTCGTGGAGCTGGCCGCCGAGGCGGAAGAGATCGGCTTCGCGGGCGTCATGTCGGGCCCGCTGGTGCGCTCCAGCTACCGCGCCGGCCGCCTGTACAAGCAGGCGATCGAGGCGCGGAAGGCCTGA
- a CDS encoding DUF1877 family protein translates to MGLAMSYLRVPPVLEGEPDPGRIARRIFGDADWRRRAAAESFDLGWAWQAVHYLVTGDPWDGRQPEADVVCGGRLLTEDGADELGMDVIYLAPDRVKPAADHLTATPFAKVAGRYDPAAMAEAGVQDAGRLDDAARDAVLKPAYEGLAEFFQAAAAEGQAVYKVMAPEKS, encoded by the coding sequence GTGGGTCTGGCAATGTCGTACCTCAGGGTGCCGCCGGTGCTGGAGGGGGAGCCGGATCCCGGCCGCATCGCCCGCCGCATCTTCGGCGACGCCGACTGGCGCCGGCGCGCAGCGGCGGAATCGTTCGATCTCGGCTGGGCGTGGCAGGCGGTGCACTACCTCGTCACCGGCGACCCGTGGGACGGGCGGCAGCCCGAGGCCGACGTGGTGTGCGGCGGGCGGCTGCTCACCGAGGACGGCGCCGACGAGCTGGGCATGGACGTGATCTACCTGGCGCCGGACCGGGTCAAGCCGGCCGCCGACCATCTGACCGCGACGCCGTTCGCGAAGGTGGCCGGGCGGTACGACCCGGCGGCGATGGCCGAGGCGGGCGTCCAGGACGCGGGCAGGCTCGACGACGCCGCCCGCGACGCGGTGCTCAAGCCCGCCTACGAGGGTCTGGCGGAGTTCTTCCAGGCGGCCGCCGCCGAGGGGCAGGCCGTGTACAAGGTGATGGCGCCCGAGAAGAGCTGA
- a CDS encoding RDD family protein, translating to MSSGKAKAGGPRWTQTWLGGARSAGVDLGEPGERLGLPGGGSGAVASYGRRLVGLFVDWGLSMLVASLLARSFGWDPSQRSMWTLVVFAIQAWILTALLGTTIGKRLCGIRVIRLDGRPVGLGWALARTLLLVLVVPALIWDRDYRGLHDRAANTVVVNM from the coding sequence ATGAGCAGTGGCAAGGCGAAGGCCGGCGGCCCGCGGTGGACGCAGACGTGGCTGGGTGGGGCCCGTTCGGCCGGCGTCGACCTCGGGGAGCCGGGCGAGCGGCTCGGCCTCCCCGGCGGCGGCAGCGGGGCGGTCGCGTCCTACGGGCGGCGGCTCGTCGGGCTGTTCGTCGACTGGGGGCTGTCGATGCTGGTGGCGAGCCTCCTGGCGCGGTCGTTCGGCTGGGACCCGTCGCAGCGCAGCATGTGGACGCTGGTCGTCTTCGCGATCCAGGCGTGGATCCTCACCGCGCTGCTCGGCACGACGATCGGCAAGCGGCTGTGCGGCATCCGCGTGATCCGCCTGGACGGGCGGCCCGTGGGGCTGGGCTGGGCGCTGGCCCGGACGCTGCTGCTGGTGCTGGTCGTGCCCGCGCTGATCTGGGACCGCGACTACCGCGGCCTCCACGACCGCGCCGCCAACACGGTCGTCGTCAACATGTAG
- the lipB gene encoding lipoyl(octanoyl) transferase LipB, protein MVHAGFGAAAVPYLDGWELQKRTHALRVDDAIPDTVLLLEHQPVYTAGKRTEALDRPFGDPGAPVVDVDRGGKITWHGPGQLTGYPIIRLPDPKDVVGYVRLLERMMMDVCAELGLHTVTVEGQSGLWVPGTPNRKIGSIGIRVARGVTMHGFMLNCDNDMSWFDRIIPCGIRDAGSTNLSRELGRDVSVAEVVPIVERHLAGVLGAEATVHRTTAQFGA, encoded by the coding sequence ATGGTGCACGCGGGGTTCGGCGCGGCGGCCGTCCCGTACCTGGACGGATGGGAGCTGCAGAAGCGCACCCATGCCCTGCGGGTCGACGACGCGATCCCCGACACGGTCCTCCTCTTGGAGCACCAGCCCGTCTACACGGCGGGCAAGCGCACCGAGGCGCTCGACCGGCCGTTCGGCGACCCCGGCGCCCCGGTCGTGGACGTGGACCGCGGCGGAAAGATCACCTGGCACGGCCCGGGCCAGCTCACCGGCTACCCGATCATCCGGCTGCCCGACCCGAAGGACGTCGTCGGCTACGTCCGGCTGCTGGAGCGGATGATGATGGACGTCTGCGCCGAACTCGGCCTGCACACCGTCACCGTGGAGGGGCAGAGCGGCCTGTGGGTGCCCGGCACCCCGAACCGCAAGATCGGCTCGATCGGGATCCGGGTGGCGCGGGGCGTCACGATGCACGGGTTCATGCTCAACTGCGACAACGACATGTCCTGGTTCGACAGGATCATCCCGTGCGGGATCCGGGACGCGGGGTCCACCAACCTCAGCCGCGAACTGGGCCGGGACGTGTCCGTCGCCGAGGTCGTCCCGATCGTCGAGCGGCACCTGGCCGGCGTGCTCGGCGCCGAGGCCACCGTCCACCGCACCACCGCGCAGTTCGGGGCCTGA